From a single Nocardioides sp. dk884 genomic region:
- a CDS encoding MarR family winged helix-turn-helix transcriptional regulator, with translation MPDPSDRTALSDENLETWSAVATLLEWLPAALDAQLQRDAGVTHFEYGVLFALGDAPERTLRMSTLAGYSHSSLSRLSRAVARLEAKGWVRRAPDPSDGRYTLATLTDLGTQKVAQAAPGHVELVERVVFGSLTRAQARQLGEISRRITGAIRSEDGWRPASQAAR, from the coding sequence ATGCCAGACCCCAGCGACCGCACCGCCCTCAGCGACGAGAACCTCGAGACCTGGTCCGCGGTGGCGACGCTGCTGGAGTGGCTTCCTGCGGCGCTCGACGCCCAGCTGCAACGCGACGCGGGCGTGACCCACTTCGAGTACGGCGTGCTGTTCGCGCTCGGCGACGCCCCCGAGCGCACGCTGCGGATGAGCACCCTGGCCGGCTACTCCCACAGCTCGCTGTCACGGCTGTCCCGCGCGGTGGCCCGGCTCGAGGCGAAGGGATGGGTGCGACGCGCGCCCGACCCGAGCGACGGGCGCTACACCCTGGCCACCCTGACCGATCTGGGGACGCAGAAGGTCGCCCAGGCCGCACCCGGGCACGTCGAGCTGGTCGAGCGCGTGGTCTTCGGGTCCCTGACCCGGGCCCAGGCGCGCCAGCTCGGGGAGATCAGCCGGCGCATCACGGGCGCGATCCGGTCCGAGGACGGCTGGCGGCCGGCCTCGCAGGCGGCTCGCTGA
- a CDS encoding SDR family NAD(P)-dependent oxidoreductase, with translation MDLQLTGKKAFISGSTQGIGYAVASGLLHEGAAVVLNGRSQDRLDAAIERLRAEVPDGSVSGLAADFGDPGEVRRLLDSLSGVDILVNNVGLFDLRAFEEISDEEWQHYLEVNLLSGVRLSRHLLRGMLDAGWGRIIFIGSESGVNIPADMVHYGVTKAAGLALGNGLAKLTRGTAVTVNTILGGPTYSDGVAGTVRGLADAQGVDPEDLKAAIIGGSRTSLLERFIEPGEIADLALFLASPLSAATNGAAIRADGGVLTTMI, from the coding sequence ATGGATCTGCAGCTGACCGGCAAGAAGGCCTTCATCAGTGGGTCGACCCAGGGCATCGGCTACGCGGTCGCCTCTGGTCTGCTCCACGAGGGGGCGGCGGTCGTCCTCAACGGACGCAGCCAGGACCGGCTCGATGCCGCGATCGAGCGACTGCGTGCCGAGGTCCCTGACGGGTCGGTCTCGGGACTCGCGGCCGACTTCGGCGATCCCGGTGAGGTGCGCCGGCTCCTGGACTCGCTGAGCGGCGTCGACATCCTGGTGAACAACGTCGGCCTCTTCGACCTCCGGGCGTTCGAGGAGATCTCGGACGAGGAGTGGCAGCACTACCTCGAGGTCAACCTGTTGAGCGGCGTGCGACTCTCGCGCCACCTGCTCCGCGGCATGCTCGACGCGGGCTGGGGGCGGATCATCTTCATCGGCAGCGAGTCCGGGGTGAACATCCCGGCCGACATGGTGCACTACGGGGTCACCAAGGCCGCCGGCCTCGCCCTGGGCAACGGCCTGGCCAAGCTCACCCGCGGGACAGCGGTCACGGTGAACACGATCCTCGGCGGGCCGACGTACTCCGACGGCGTCGCCGGCACGGTCCGCGGGCTCGCCGACGCCCAGGGCGTGGACCCCGAGGACCTGAAGGCGGCGATCATCGGGGGCAGCCGAACCTCCCTGCTGGAGCGGTTCATCGAGCCTGGGGAGATCGCCGACCTCGCGCTCTTCCTCGCCAGCCCGCTCTCGGCGGCGACCAACGGAGCGGCGATCCGTGCCGACGGCGGCGTCCTGACGACGATGATCTGA
- a CDS encoding 6-phosphofructokinase translates to MRVGVLTGGGDCPGLNAVIRAVVRKGVREHGFEFVGYRDGWKGPLEGLTMELGIEQCRGILPRGGTILGSSRTNPFAIEGGVERIKDNLAAHGVDALVAIGGEDTLGVATKLADLGVNVVGVPKTIDNDLSGTDFTFGFDTAVNIAVEAIDRLHTTAESHHRALVVEVMGRHAGWIALHSGIAGGASVVLIPEQPFDIEKVCAHVETRFVSEYAPIIVVSEGAVPVAGGDMTVQSGEVDAFGHVRLGGIGDRIAQEIEQRTGKEARAVVLGHVQRGGTPSAFDRWLATRCGLHAIDAVADGEFGVMVALRGTDMVRIPLIEATGELKVVSPEEYAEAEVFFG, encoded by the coding sequence ATGCGCGTCGGAGTGCTGACCGGAGGCGGGGACTGCCCGGGCCTGAACGCGGTGATCCGCGCTGTCGTCCGCAAGGGCGTGCGCGAGCACGGCTTCGAGTTCGTCGGCTACCGCGACGGCTGGAAGGGCCCCCTGGAGGGCCTGACCATGGAGCTCGGCATCGAGCAGTGCCGCGGCATCCTGCCCCGCGGTGGCACGATCCTCGGCTCCTCGCGCACCAACCCGTTCGCGATCGAGGGCGGTGTCGAGCGGATCAAGGACAACCTGGCCGCGCACGGCGTCGACGCGCTGGTCGCGATCGGCGGCGAGGACACCCTCGGCGTCGCCACCAAGCTCGCCGACCTCGGCGTCAACGTCGTCGGCGTGCCCAAGACGATCGACAACGACCTGTCCGGCACCGACTTCACCTTCGGCTTCGACACGGCCGTCAACATCGCCGTCGAGGCGATCGACCGGCTGCACACCACCGCGGAGTCCCACCACCGCGCGCTGGTCGTCGAGGTCATGGGTCGCCACGCGGGCTGGATCGCGCTGCACTCCGGCATCGCCGGCGGCGCCAGCGTCGTGCTCATCCCCGAGCAGCCCTTCGACATCGAGAAGGTCTGCGCCCACGTCGAGACCCGGTTCGTCTCCGAGTACGCCCCGATCATCGTGGTCTCCGAGGGCGCGGTCCCGGTCGCGGGCGGCGACATGACCGTGCAGTCCGGCGAGGTCGACGCCTTCGGGCACGTGCGCCTCGGCGGCATCGGCGACCGGATCGCCCAGGAGATCGAGCAGCGCACCGGCAAGGAGGCCCGCGCGGTCGTGCTCGGCCACGTGCAGCGCGGCGGCACCCCGTCGGCCTTCGACCGCTGGCTGGCCACCCGCTGCGGCCTGCACGCCATCGACGCGGTCGCCGACGGCGAGTTCGGCGTGATGGTCGCCCTGCGCGGCACCGACATGGTCCGCATCCCGCTGATCGAGGCCACCGGCGAGCTCAAGGTCGTCAGCCCGGAGGAGTACGCCGAGGCGGAGGTCTTCTTCGGCTGA
- a CDS encoding DUF1028 domain-containing protein has translation MTFSIVARSADGESWGVAVASKFLAVGSAVPAAVAQVGAIATQADANVAYKGLALSHLDEGATAEIALERLLEEDEGREHRQVGIVDSDGGAASHTGRGCVTYAGHTTGDGYAIQGNCLAGPEVIEAMERTWLESAEEPFERRLLAALAAGDAAGGDWRGRQSAALLVVRDEAGYGGNDDIAVDLRVDDHAAPIPELERLLGLNDLYLTASSEEDKVVVTPELEQSLEEHARAAGQPDFRTWVGVENLEMRVAPDLSWVDRRVLEIVRAD, from the coding sequence ATGACGTTCTCGATCGTGGCCCGGTCCGCCGACGGAGAGTCCTGGGGCGTCGCCGTCGCCTCCAAGTTCCTCGCGGTGGGCTCCGCCGTGCCGGCCGCCGTCGCGCAGGTGGGCGCGATCGCGACCCAGGCCGACGCCAACGTCGCCTACAAGGGGCTGGCGCTGTCCCACCTCGACGAGGGCGCGACCGCCGAGATCGCGCTGGAGCGGCTGCTCGAGGAGGACGAGGGCCGCGAGCACCGCCAGGTCGGCATCGTCGACTCCGACGGCGGCGCCGCCAGCCACACCGGGCGCGGCTGCGTCACCTACGCGGGTCACACCACCGGTGACGGCTACGCCATCCAGGGCAACTGCCTGGCCGGCCCCGAGGTCATCGAGGCGATGGAGCGCACCTGGCTCGAGAGCGCCGAGGAGCCCTTCGAGCGCCGGTTGCTCGCCGCGCTGGCCGCCGGCGACGCCGCCGGAGGCGACTGGCGCGGGCGGCAGTCCGCCGCGCTGCTCGTCGTACGCGACGAGGCGGGGTACGGCGGCAACGACGACATCGCCGTCGACCTGCGCGTCGACGACCACGCCGCGCCGATCCCGGAGCTGGAGCGGCTGCTGGGCCTCAACGACCTCTACCTCACCGCCTCGAGCGAGGAGGACAAGGTCGTCGTCACCCCCGAGCTCGAGCAGTCGCTGGAGGAGCACGCCCGCGCCGCCGGGCAGCCGGACTTCCGCACCTGGGTGGGCGTGGAGAACCTCGAGATGCGCGTCGCGCCCGACCTGTCCTGGGTGGACCGGCGGGTGCTGGAGATCGTCCGCGCCGACTGA
- a CDS encoding sigma-70 family RNA polymerase sigma factor, whose protein sequence is MDGSTQAEAERFEAERPRLVAIAARVLGDHAEAEDIVQQAWLRLHRSDATVESLPAWLTTVTTRLCLDRLRARTPEPVAEVEPADAAETGGDPADDVVLADSVGHALQVVLDRLSPRERVAFVLHDSFGFEFPTIAAVLDTTPTAARKLASRARAKVAQPRAEDRLTDWEVVDAFMAAAKAGDFERLLRLLAPDASVGADDAAVLAGTPERIAGRQEVATFFNGSATAALPVFVGERPGTAWFHLGAAKVVFDFTVEDGLVRTITFRAAPEVLAQVVRRDGERARD, encoded by the coding sequence GTGGACGGGAGCACGCAGGCCGAGGCGGAGCGGTTCGAGGCGGAGCGGCCGCGCCTGGTCGCGATCGCGGCCCGGGTGCTGGGCGACCACGCGGAGGCCGAGGACATCGTGCAGCAGGCGTGGCTGCGGCTGCACCGCAGCGACGCCACGGTCGAGAGCCTGCCGGCCTGGCTGACCACCGTGACCACCCGGCTGTGCCTGGACCGGCTGCGCGCCCGCACCCCGGAACCGGTCGCCGAGGTCGAGCCCGCGGATGCCGCAGAGACCGGCGGCGACCCGGCCGACGACGTGGTGCTCGCGGACTCCGTGGGCCACGCGCTCCAGGTGGTGCTCGACCGGCTCTCCCCGCGCGAGCGGGTGGCGTTCGTGCTGCACGACAGCTTCGGCTTCGAGTTCCCGACGATCGCAGCGGTGCTGGACACCACGCCGACCGCGGCCCGCAAGCTCGCCTCGCGGGCACGGGCCAAGGTCGCGCAGCCGCGTGCGGAGGACCGCCTGACGGACTGGGAGGTGGTCGACGCGTTCATGGCCGCAGCGAAGGCGGGCGACTTCGAGCGGCTGCTGCGGCTGCTCGCCCCCGACGCCTCCGTGGGCGCCGACGACGCCGCGGTCCTGGCCGGCACCCCGGAGCGGATCGCGGGGCGCCAGGAGGTGGCGACGTTCTTCAACGGAAGCGCCACCGCCGCGCTCCCTGTCTTCGTCGGCGAGCGCCCCGGGACCGCGTGGTTCCACCTCGGCGCCGCGAAGGTGGTCTTCGACTTCACCGTCGAGGACGGCCTCGTGCGCACCATCACCTTCCGCGCGGCGCCGGAGGTGCTGGCGCAGGTCGTGCGCCGGGACGGCGAGCGGGCGCGCGACTAG
- a CDS encoding alpha/beta fold hydrolase — MADLEVPVGDRVVMVRDGGDPHGVPVVHFHGTPGSRLEAGSGAEVGRRMGARVIGFDRPGYGGSDPAPTSLRLVARDVEAIADRLGLERFACLGWSGGGPFALAAAAVLGERVTRVGVSGGPGPVSDVPGARDALDANDLQALAYLPDAPDRAAEQFRAGNAELLDAMMSVREDAAAPWIDWQWAASDPDVVADAGARQALFASFREALRQGPMGIAWDNVAFVGPWGIRLEDVACPVHLWYGDRDAMVAPAHGEWLAEHLPHAELVRYPGEGHLLPLRHWEQMLGVLVRPV; from the coding sequence ATGGCCGACCTCGAGGTGCCCGTCGGTGACCGGGTGGTCATGGTGCGCGACGGCGGTGACCCGCACGGCGTACCCGTCGTGCACTTCCACGGCACACCGGGCTCGCGGCTGGAGGCAGGGTCGGGCGCCGAGGTCGGCCGGCGCATGGGCGCGCGGGTGATCGGTTTCGACAGGCCCGGGTACGGCGGGTCCGATCCGGCGCCGACCAGCCTGCGGCTCGTGGCCCGGGACGTCGAGGCGATTGCCGACCGACTCGGGTTGGAGCGGTTCGCGTGCCTGGGCTGGTCGGGCGGCGGACCCTTCGCCCTGGCGGCGGCGGCGGTGCTCGGCGAGCGGGTCACGCGCGTCGGGGTGTCGGGCGGGCCCGGTCCGGTGTCGGACGTGCCGGGGGCGCGGGACGCCCTCGACGCCAACGACCTGCAGGCGCTCGCGTACCTCCCGGACGCGCCCGACCGCGCGGCAGAGCAGTTCCGCGCCGGGAACGCCGAGCTGCTCGACGCCATGATGTCGGTGCGCGAGGACGCGGCGGCCCCGTGGATCGACTGGCAGTGGGCCGCGAGCGACCCGGACGTGGTCGCCGACGCGGGTGCGCGGCAGGCGCTGTTCGCCTCCTTCCGTGAGGCCCTGCGCCAAGGGCCGATGGGCATCGCCTGGGACAACGTCGCCTTCGTCGGGCCGTGGGGGATCCGGCTGGAGGACGTCGCCTGCCCGGTCCACCTCTGGTACGGCGACCGTGACGCGATGGTCGCGCCGGCGCATGGCGAGTGGCTGGCCGAGCACCTGCCGCACGCCGAGCTCGTGCGCTACCCAGGGGAGGGGCACCTGCTGCCACTGCGGCACTGGGAGCAGATGCTGGGCGTCCTGGTCCGTCCCGTCTGA
- a CDS encoding HNH endonuclease signature motif containing protein: MFSREATMADTAHPYLADVGCAEAFLDKIADRDPTFLSVSEKRQALRMTAHLASRAQAMHARVIACADDVADADGCRDVAAWVAHRTHTAGPNARRLQRLGVACERRWHRVGTALAGGHVSLDQGHVIVAALDDLTDAFSLVEATADEWSAMLARAETYLVEQAADFGPRELGRLAERLLEVVAPEWAEQVEEEQLRAAERRARRRTTLGVRHVGDGSAIIRAQVPESVALRLSTMLESFTNPRRAADEPAADGRRVPYERRLGEAFCSLLEAIDPSRLPLHGGDATTLVITMDLAALVDGLGSATLADGSRITAGEARRLACTANLVPAVLGTPSVPLDLGRANRLFSPGQRKALAIRDRECRADGCTIPSTWCEAHHVDPWSAGGKTDLDKGILLCGHHHHLIHDDRYLHQRMPNGDIRFTRRT, translated from the coding sequence ATGTTCTCTCGGGAGGCGACGATGGCCGACACGGCTCATCCCTACCTCGCCGACGTGGGGTGCGCGGAGGCATTTCTTGACAAGATCGCTGACCGCGATCCGACATTCCTGTCGGTCTCGGAGAAGCGCCAGGCGTTGCGGATGACCGCCCATCTGGCCTCACGCGCGCAGGCGATGCACGCGCGGGTGATCGCCTGCGCGGATGACGTGGCCGACGCCGACGGGTGCCGCGACGTAGCCGCGTGGGTCGCGCACCGCACCCACACCGCCGGGCCGAACGCGCGGCGGTTGCAGCGGCTCGGGGTGGCGTGCGAGCGACGTTGGCACCGCGTCGGGACCGCGCTTGCGGGCGGACACGTCAGCCTCGACCAGGGGCACGTCATCGTCGCCGCGCTCGACGACCTGACCGACGCGTTCTCGCTGGTCGAGGCCACCGCGGATGAGTGGTCGGCGATGCTGGCCCGTGCGGAGACCTACCTGGTCGAGCAGGCCGCCGACTTCGGGCCGCGCGAGCTGGGCCGGCTGGCCGAGCGGCTGCTGGAGGTGGTCGCACCCGAGTGGGCCGAGCAGGTCGAGGAGGAGCAGCTGCGCGCCGCGGAGCGCCGCGCCCGGCGGCGTACGACGCTGGGCGTGCGGCACGTCGGCGACGGCTCGGCGATCATCCGGGCTCAGGTCCCGGAGTCGGTGGCGCTGCGGCTGAGCACGATGCTGGAGTCGTTCACCAACCCCCGGCGGGCGGCGGATGAGCCTGCTGCGGACGGACGGCGGGTGCCCTACGAGCGGCGGTTGGGCGAGGCGTTCTGCTCGTTGCTCGAGGCCATCGACCCGTCGCGGCTGCCGCTGCACGGCGGCGACGCGACCACGCTGGTGATCACCATGGACCTGGCGGCCCTGGTCGACGGCCTCGGCTCCGCGACACTCGCGGACGGTTCCCGGATCACCGCCGGCGAGGCCCGGCGCCTGGCCTGCACGGCCAATCTCGTCCCCGCAGTCCTCGGCACGCCTTCGGTGCCGCTCGACCTCGGTCGCGCAAACCGGCTCTTCAGCCCGGGGCAGAGAAAGGCCTTGGCAATTCGAGATCGGGAATGCCGCGCCGACGGCTGCACCATTCCCTCGACCTGGTGCGAGGCACATCATGTGGATCCGTGGTCAGCAGGCGGGAAGACCGATCTCGACAAAGGCATTCTTCTGTGTGGCCACCACCATCATCTGATCCACGACGACCGTTATCTGCACCAACGCATGCCGAACGGCGATATCAGATTCACCCGGCGGACATAG
- the bla gene encoding class A beta-lactamase, whose product MPVPPSRRSLSSRLAASALLLAVTAACAPSEQGSAGNTPPGPRSSTTPADVASDEAFVALEKRYDARLGVFAIDTHTGETLAHRADERFAYASTYKALAAAAVLARTEARRWEEVVTYGADDLVTYSPVTEQHVGTGLSLRRIAEAAVRESDNTAGNLLLDELGGPAGLQRALRGLGDDVTVVARRETALNDTSPGDRRDTSTPRAFAQVLQRYAVGDALRPPARRTLLRWMRGNATGDTLVRAGVPDGWRVADKSGAAAYGTRNDIAVIEVPGRDPVVMVVFSDRSTADAEYDDALVAEAARVALGDLVPMSAG is encoded by the coding sequence GTGCCGGTGCCTCCCTCCCGCAGGTCCCTGTCGTCTCGCCTTGCCGCCTCCGCGTTGCTCCTCGCAGTCACCGCGGCCTGTGCCCCGTCCGAGCAGGGGTCGGCGGGGAACACCCCGCCCGGCCCGCGCTCGTCGACCACCCCGGCGGACGTCGCTTCGGATGAGGCCTTCGTCGCCCTGGAGAAGCGCTACGACGCCCGGCTGGGCGTCTTCGCGATCGACACCCACACCGGTGAGACCCTCGCGCACCGCGCCGACGAGCGCTTCGCCTACGCCTCGACGTACAAGGCACTGGCCGCAGCCGCGGTGCTCGCGCGCACGGAGGCACGGCGCTGGGAGGAGGTCGTGACCTACGGTGCCGACGACCTGGTCACCTATTCGCCGGTGACCGAGCAGCACGTGGGGACCGGGCTGTCCCTGCGGCGCATCGCCGAGGCGGCGGTCCGCGAGAGCGACAACACCGCCGGCAACCTGCTGCTCGACGAGCTCGGTGGCCCCGCGGGTCTCCAACGGGCGCTGCGTGGGCTGGGTGACGACGTCACGGTCGTCGCGCGCCGCGAGACCGCGCTCAACGACACCTCGCCCGGGGACCGGCGCGACACCAGCACCCCGCGAGCCTTCGCGCAGGTCCTGCAGCGCTATGCGGTGGGCGACGCGCTGCGCCCGCCCGCGCGGCGCACCCTGCTGCGCTGGATGCGCGGCAACGCCACCGGGGACACCCTGGTGCGCGCCGGTGTCCCCGACGGGTGGCGGGTCGCGGACAAGTCCGGCGCCGCGGCGTACGGCACCCGCAACGACATCGCCGTCATCGAGGTGCCCGGGCGCGACCCGGTCGTGATGGTGGTCTTCTCCGACCGGAGCACGGCCGATGCCGAGTACGACGACGCGCTGGTCGCCGAGGCGGCCCGGGTGGCGCTGGGGGACCTGGTCCCTATGTCCGCCGGGTGA
- a CDS encoding GyrI-like domain-containing protein, translating into MKTDFKKTLDSYRARVAELRVLEVPPLQYLMVDGHGDPNTAVEYADAIAALYPVAYALKFLSRRELDRDYVVPPLEALWWAEDHALFTSARDKSRWDWTAMILTPDWITAEQVAGAVAGAAAKTDPSPALDRLRLETLAEGRCVQTLHVGPYDAEAAVLANLHERFLPATGLRPRGKHHEIYLSDPRRVDPARLRTILRQPVEAV; encoded by the coding sequence GTGAAGACCGACTTCAAGAAGACCCTGGACTCCTACCGCGCGCGGGTCGCTGAGCTCCGCGTGCTCGAGGTGCCGCCGCTGCAGTACCTCATGGTCGACGGGCACGGCGACCCGAACACCGCCGTCGAGTACGCCGACGCAATCGCCGCGCTCTACCCGGTCGCCTACGCCCTGAAGTTCCTCAGCAGGCGCGAGCTGGACCGCGACTACGTGGTCCCTCCGCTCGAGGCGCTGTGGTGGGCCGAGGACCACGCCCTCTTCACCTCGGCACGGGACAAGTCGCGCTGGGACTGGACGGCGATGATCCTGACGCCGGACTGGATCACCGCCGAGCAGGTCGCGGGCGCCGTCGCCGGCGCCGCCGCGAAGACCGACCCCTCACCCGCCCTCGATCGGCTGCGCCTGGAGACCCTCGCGGAGGGTCGCTGCGTCCAGACCCTGCACGTCGGGCCGTACGACGCCGAGGCCGCCGTCCTCGCCAACCTGCACGAGCGCTTCCTGCCGGCCACTGGTCTGCGGCCCCGCGGCAAGCACCACGAGATCTACCTCAGCGACCCGCGCCGGGTCGACCCCGCGAGGCTCCGCACGATCCTGCGTCAGCCGGTCGAGGCGGTGTAG
- a CDS encoding DUF1059 domain-containing protein — protein sequence MKTMTCRALGGPCDLAHRGESADDVINAQDRHLKEAEKAGDATHQEARDAMKGRWRHPKKSLGWYRDTQRAFAALPED from the coding sequence ATGAAGACCATGACCTGCCGGGCCCTCGGCGGCCCGTGCGACCTCGCCCACCGCGGCGAGAGCGCCGACGACGTGATCAACGCCCAGGACCGCCATCTCAAGGAGGCGGAGAAGGCCGGCGACGCCACCCATCAGGAGGCCCGCGACGCGATGAAGGGCCGTTGGCGCCACCCGAAGAAGTCGCTGGGCTGGTACCGCGACACCCAGCGCGCGTTCGCCGCGCTGCCGGAGGACTGA
- a CDS encoding response regulator codes for MVVDDHPMWRDAVERDLAAAGFDVVGVAADGRQALARFPACRPQVLVLDLQIPEPNGVAVTAEVLRHDPSARVLILSASGEQGDVLEAVKAGATGYLVKSASREELIDAVRRVAAGDTVFTAGLAGLVLGEYRRIAEPGADDPGHPELTERETEVLKMVAKGMSYKQIAERLVLSHRTVQNHVQNTLRKLQMHNRVELTRWAIEQGLDGD; via the coding sequence ATGGTGGTCGATGACCACCCGATGTGGCGCGACGCGGTCGAGCGCGACCTGGCCGCGGCCGGCTTCGACGTGGTCGGGGTGGCCGCCGACGGACGCCAGGCGCTGGCCCGGTTCCCCGCCTGCCGGCCCCAGGTCCTGGTGCTCGACCTGCAGATCCCCGAGCCCAACGGCGTCGCGGTCACCGCGGAGGTGCTGCGCCACGACCCCTCGGCGCGGGTGCTGATCCTCTCCGCCTCCGGCGAGCAGGGCGACGTCCTCGAGGCGGTCAAGGCCGGCGCCACCGGCTACCTGGTGAAGTCCGCGTCGCGCGAGGAGCTCATCGACGCCGTACGACGGGTGGCGGCGGGCGACACGGTGTTCACCGCCGGGCTCGCCGGTCTGGTGCTGGGGGAGTATCGCCGCATCGCCGAGCCGGGCGCCGACGACCCGGGGCACCCGGAGCTCACCGAGCGCGAGACCGAGGTGCTGAAGATGGTCGCCAAGGGGATGAGCTACAAGCAGATCGCGGAGCGGCTGGTGCTCTCCCACCGCACCGTGCAGAACCACGTGCAGAACACGCTGCGCAAGCTGCAGATGCACAACCGCGTCGAGCTCACCCGCTGGGCGATCGAGCAGGGCCTCGACGGTGACTGA
- the glpK gene encoding glycerol kinase GlpK, whose product MSVLAIDAGTTGVTAVVVTPEGGVEASASQEFRQHFPRPGWVEHAPEEIWQATLEAVREVLTRVDRSALTAVGITNQRETVLLWDRDTLGSPRRAIVWQDRRTADVCVRLREAGHEDRVRELTGLRLDPYFSATKLAWLAEHEPHTWALVESGRYAIGTVDSYLIARMTRGLHHVTDISNASRTLLLDLEAGTWSKELCELFGVPDDALPELVPNWGEVAVTDPRTFLDLSLPIAGIAGDQQSALFGQTCFDVGDSKCTYGTGSFILTNTGTTLERSDAGLLSTAAWRSPEGELTYALEGSIFVTGAAVQWLRDGLQLVGSAAETAAIAATVSSSDGVVFVPALTGLGAPHWDPHARGLIVGITRGTTRAHLVRATLEAIAFEVRDVLETMPGEPSALRVDGGAAANDLLCQIQADQVGVPVERPRTIETTALGAAFLAGLGTGVWSSTDELRETWTLDRAFTPTRAREDADADHRRWLAAVERAKGWAEI is encoded by the coding sequence ATGAGCGTTCTGGCCATCGACGCCGGCACCACCGGTGTGACAGCAGTCGTCGTCACCCCCGAGGGAGGCGTCGAGGCCAGCGCGTCGCAGGAGTTCCGGCAGCACTTCCCGCGGCCCGGCTGGGTCGAGCACGCACCCGAGGAGATCTGGCAGGCCACCCTCGAGGCGGTCCGCGAGGTGCTCACCCGGGTGGACCGCTCCGCCCTGACCGCCGTCGGGATCACCAACCAGCGCGAGACGGTGCTGCTGTGGGACCGCGACACCCTGGGCTCCCCGCGGCGCGCGATCGTGTGGCAGGACCGGCGTACGGCGGACGTGTGCGTGCGGCTGCGCGAGGCCGGGCACGAGGACCGGGTCCGCGAGCTGACCGGGCTGCGGCTGGACCCGTACTTCTCCGCGACCAAGCTGGCCTGGCTGGCCGAGCACGAGCCGCACACCTGGGCGCTGGTGGAGTCGGGGCGCTACGCGATCGGCACCGTCGACTCCTACCTGATCGCCCGGATGACCCGCGGCCTGCACCACGTCACCGACATCTCCAACGCCAGCCGCACCCTGCTGCTCGACCTCGAGGCCGGCACGTGGAGCAAGGAGCTGTGCGAGCTGTTCGGGGTGCCGGACGACGCGCTGCCCGAGCTGGTGCCCAACTGGGGCGAGGTCGCGGTGACCGACCCGCGCACGTTCCTCGACCTCTCGCTGCCGATCGCCGGCATCGCCGGGGACCAGCAGTCGGCGCTGTTCGGGCAGACCTGCTTCGACGTCGGCGACTCCAAGTGCACCTACGGCACCGGGTCCTTCATCCTCACCAACACCGGCACCACCCTGGAGCGCTCGGACGCCGGGCTGCTCTCCACGGCCGCCTGGCGCTCCCCCGAGGGTGAGCTGACCTATGCCCTCGAGGGGTCCATCTTCGTGACCGGCGCGGCAGTGCAGTGGCTGCGCGACGGGCTGCAGCTGGTCGGCTCCGCGGCGGAGACGGCCGCGATCGCGGCCACCGTGTCGTCCTCGGACGGCGTGGTCTTCGTGCCCGCGCTCACCGGTCTCGGCGCCCCGCACTGGGACCCGCACGCGCGCGGGCTGATCGTCGGCATCACCCGCGGCACCACCCGCGCCCATCTGGTGCGCGCCACCTTGGAGGCGATCGCCTTCGAGGTGCGCGACGTGCTGGAGACGATGCCCGGCGAGCCGTCCGCGCTGCGCGTCGACGGCGGGGCCGCGGCCAACGACCTGCTCTGCCAGATCCAGGCCGACCAGGTCGGCGTACCGGTCGAGCGGCCGCGGACGATCGAGACCACCGCGCTGGGCGCGGCGTTCCTGGCCGGGCTCGGCACCGGCGTGTGGTCCTCCACCGACGAGCTGCGCGAGACCTGGACCCTGGACCGCGCCTTCACCCCGACCCGCGCCCGCGAGGACGCCGACGCCGACCACCGCCGCTGGCTCGCGGCCGTCGAGCGCGCGAAGGGGTGGGCGGAGATCTGA